ATAGCGGCATCCGCTGGTGGCGTTCCGAGCGGCTGACCGCGCTGGTCATTCCGGCCAGCGGCACGCCGCTTGTCGTCTGTCCCTTTTTCGAGAAGCCCTCGATCGACGAATCGCTCGCCATCCCGGCCGAGGTCCGGGTCTGGCAGGAGCATGAAAGCCCCTATGCGCCGATCGCCGACTTCCTGACGGCGCGCGGCCTGGCCAAGGGCCGGATCGGCATCGAGGAAACGGTCCGCTATTTCGCGGTCGATGGGCTGAAGGCCGCGTTGCCCGCTGCGACCCTGGTGAAAGACCCCGTCACCCGCGCGATCCGCATGCGCAAGACGGCGGCCGAGATCGCGCTGATGCATAAGGCGGCGGACGTCACCATGGGCGCCTATCGCTGGACCTATCCTCAGGTGAAGGCGGGCATGACCCCGGCCGATATCGGCGCGCTGATGACGGCCGCGACCAGCGCGCTGGGCGGCAAGGGCGAGTTCAACCTGATCCTGCTCGGTGAAGCGGCCGCCTATCCGCATGGCTCCGGCAAACCGCAGTCGGTGCGAGCCGGCGAGGTGGTGCTGATGGATTGCGGCTGCACGGTCGAGGATTATCAGTCTGATATCAGCCGCACCTTCGTCTATGGCGCGGCCCCCAGCGCCCAGCAGCGCAAGGTGTGGGACGAAGTGGCGCAGGGCCAGCAGGTCGCGATCCGGGCAGCGAAGCTGGGCGTGGCGGCGGGCACGGTCGATGATGCGGTTCGCGCTTATTATGAGAAACTGGGCTACGGCCCCGGCTACAAGCTGCCCGGCCTGTCCCACCGCACCGGCCATGGCATCGGCATGGAGGGGCATGAGCCGGTCAACCTCGTCCATGGCGAGACGACGAAGCTGGATGTCGGCATGTGCTTCTCCAACGAACCGGGCCTCTACCTGCCCGGCGCGATGGGCGTGCGCATGGAAGATTGCTTCCACATGACCGCGCAGGGGCCGCAATGGTTCTCCAAGCCGCCGGTGTCGATCGAGGCGCCGATCAATTGATCCTCCCCTGAAAGGGGAGGGGGACCGTCGCCGAAGGCGGTGGTGGAGGGGTGTCAGCCCTATCTCGCGAGGGTTTTACACCCCTCCGTCAGGGCTACGCCCTGCCACCTCCCCTTACAGGGGAGGATGGGCTATGTTTCACCAATGGACGTCAAACTAATATACAAGGTTCGCGCTGGAGACGTGGTTATCGGATCGGTCGCGCTGGATCACTGGGATCAATTCATGGGCGTAGCCGGAGGTCCATTCTATCCTCACGAGGCTTATGCGCCGCATCTCCACGCTACGATTTTGGACGGCGTCGATCTCAATGAGGCCGGGCAGCGGTTGCCTCTCAACATCGTTGATAGCGACGATGTGCAATTGAACTGTGAGGCGGTCGCTATTCAAGACTGGGCGTCTTCTGTGGGGGATGATGCTCGTGAGGTTACTATCTTCGGAGTGGAGAGTTTGCCTTCGTTCGAGGGCAAGTAGCTCACGACCAAATCCCCCGCTTGTGCGGCGGGCCGCTTCCCACTAAATCGCGCGCATGACCTCGACCAACGACATTCGCCGCAGCTTCCTCGATTATTTCGGGGCCAATGGCCACACCATCGTTCCGTCCGCGCCGCTGGTGCCGCACAACGACCCGACGCTGATGTTCGTGAACGCCGGCATGGTGCCGTTCAAGAATGTCTTCACCGGTCTGGAAACGCGCCCCTACAAGACCGCTACGTCGAGCCAGAAGTCGGTCCGCGCCGGCGGCAAGCATAACGATCTGGACAATGTCGGCTATACCGCGCGCCATCACACCTTCTTTGAAATGCTGGGCAATTTCAGCTTCGGCGACTATTTCAAGGAACAGGCGATCCATCATGCCTGGACCCTCCTCACCAAGGAATGGGGCCTGCCCGCGGAAAAGCTGACCACGACGGTCTATCACACGGACGACGAGGCGTTCGACCTGTGGAAGAAGATCGCCGGCCTGCCCGATCACAAGATCATCCGCATCCCGACCAAGGATAATTTCTGGGCGATGGGCGACAGCGGCCCGTGCGGTCCCTGCTCGGAAATCTTCTACGACCATGGCGACCATATCTGGGGTGGCCCGCCCGGATCGCCGGAAGAGGATGGCGACCGCTTCGTCGAAATCTGGAACCTGGTCTTCATGCAATATGAGCAGGAAGCCAACGAGATTGTTTCGGAACTGCCCAAGCCCTCGATCGACACCGGCATGGGGCTGGAGCGCATCGCGGCCGTCATGCAGGGCGTCCATAACAATTATGATATCGACACGTTCAAGGCGCTGATCGCCGAGAGCGGGGCGCTGACCCGCACCGCGACCGACGGCGAGTTCCAGGCCAGCCACCGCGTCATCGCCGACCATCTGCGTTCGACCAGCTTCCTGATCGCCGACGGCGTGCTGCCGGCGAACGAAGGCCGTGGCTATGTGCTGCGCCGGATCATGCGCCGCGCCATGCGCCATGCGCACATCATCGGTGCCAAGGATCCGCTGATGTATCGCCTGGTGTCGAGCCTGGTGTCGGAAATGGGCGGCGCCTATCCCGAACTGGTCCGCGCCCAGCCGCTGATCGAGGAAACCCTGCTGCGCGAGGAAACCCGCTTCCGCAAAACGCTGGAAAACGGCCTCAAGCTGCTGGACGAGGCGACCGCCGATCTGGCCGAGGGCGCGACCCTGCCGGGCGAGACCGCGTTCAAGCTCTATGACACCTATGGCTTCCCCTATGACCTGACCGAGGATGCGCTGCGCACCCAGGGCCTGTCGGTCGACCGGGCCGGCTTCGACGCCGCCATGGCCGAGCAGAAGGCCGCCGCGCGCGCCGCCTGGAAGGGATCGGGCGAGAAGGCGTCGGACGAGATCTGGTACGACATCGCCGAAACGCTCGGCAGCACCGAGTTCATCGGCTATGCCTCGACCAAGGGCGAGGGCGAAGTGCTGGCCCTCCTCAAGGATGGCGCGCGCGTCGATGCGGCGTCGGCCGGCGACAAGGTGACGATCATCACCAACCAGACGTCCTTCTATGGCGAGAGCGGCGGCCAGAATGGCGACGCCGGCACGATCACCACGCTGGGCGGCCTGGTGGCCGAGGTTGCCGACACGTCCAAGCCGCTCGGCCGCCTGCATGCGCATCAGGCCGTGATCAGCGCGGGCAGCGTCAAGGTCGGCGATACCGTCAACCTGACGGTGGATGTCGAGCGTCGCGATCGCATTCGCGCCAATCACAGCGCCACCCACCTGCTCCATGCCGCGCTGCGCAAGGAACTGGGCGGCCATGTCACCCAGAAGGGCAGCATGGTTGCGGCCGACCGCCTGCGCTTCGACTTCTCGCATCCCGAGGCGCTGACCCACGCCCAGATCGCCAAGGTAGAGGCCGATGTGAACGCGCAGATCCGTCATAATGACGAGGTCATGACCCGGCTGATGACCCCGGACGACGCGATCGCCGCCGGCGCGATGGCGCTGTTCGGCGAGAAATATGGCGATGAAGTCCGCGTCCTTTCCATGGGTAAGGGTGACGACTACAGCTATTCGGTCGAACTGTGCGGCGGCACCCATGTCCGCGCGCTGGGCGACATCGCCCTGTTCAAGATCGTGTCGGAAAGCGCCGTGTCCTCGGGCGTGCGCCGGATCGAGGCGCTGACCGGCGAGGCGGCGCGCCTGTGGCTGGTCGAGCGTGACGAGAAGCTGCGCCAGACCGCAGCCGCGCTCAAGACCACGCCGGAAGAGGTGCCCGCGCGCATCGCCGCGCTGGTCGAGCAGAGCCGCAAGCTGGAGCGGGAACTGGCCGAGGCCAAGAAGGCGCTGGCGCTGGGCGGTGGCGGTTCGGCCAAGCCGGCCGGTCCCGAGAAGGTCGGCAGCGTCGACTTCCTGGGCCAGGTGATCGACGGCCTCGACCCCAAGGAACTGCGCGGCATTGTCGACGGCAACAAGAAGACGCTCGGCAGCGGCGTGTCGGCGGTGCTGGCCGTGGTCGATGGCCGCGCGACCATCGCGGTGGGCGTGACCGACGATCTGACCGGCAGCTTCAGCGCGGTCGATCTGGTCCGTGCGGGCGTCGAGGCGCTGGGCGGCAAGGGCGGCGGCGGCCGTGCCGACATGGCCCAGGGCGGCGGCCCCGATGGCGACAAGGCGCAGGCCGCGATCGACGCGGTCAAGGCCGCGCTCGCCAGCGTTCCGGCCTGACACGATGGGCAGGCGCACCGCCGGTGCGCCTTCCGTCCCTATGCTGCGCCTGATCCTGGCCTCCTGTCTGCTCGCCCTGCCGATGACGGCGCGGGCGGGGGAGGCGGTGACCATCACCTCGCCTGATCCCTTGCCGGCCGCGCATGATCGCGCGCGCCTGTTCCTGGGCGGCAGCATCGACATGGGCAAGGCGAGCGACTGGCAGCGCGACATGATCGCCGCGCTGGCTGACGAGAAGGTGACGATCCTCAACCCGCGCCGGGCCGACTGGAACCCGGCCTGGAAGCCCGAAGCGAGCGATCCCCATTTTCGCCAGCAGGTGGAATGGGAACTGGCCGCGCTGGACAGCGCCGACATCATCATCGTCTATCTGGCGCCGGGCACGCAAAGCCCGGTCAGCCTGCTGGAAATGGGCCTTCATGCACGCGGCGGGAAACTGGTCGTGCTCTGTCCCGACGGCTTCTGGCGCAAGGGCAATGTCGACATCACCGCCGCCCGCTATGGCGTGGAACAGGTGTCGACGATCGAAGAATTGACGAGCGTGGTCCGCCGGCGCATCGCCGAGGCCAATCACCGCCTGGGTGGATCGGGCCGCTAACGTAACATTGTCTTAAAGACCATGGCCTAGCCTCTTTCCGTTCCTTGGGGGAGAGTGTCATGCCATTGATCGCCATCTTGCTCGCGACCGTTCCGCAGCCAGCATCACCGCCGATCCAGGCGGTCAGGGTGCCACCGCCGGTTTTCAATCCGGTGCCGGTTGCCAGTGAGACCGATCAGGTGCCACCGGTGCCGGTCAGGGTCAGCCTCTATTTCGGCCGTGAGACGCTGTGGACGGGCACTTTGTCGGTGGGCAGTGCGCCCGCACGCCTGTCGATCAACGAGGCAGCGAACGTGCAGCCTGATTGCGATCAGCCCAGCTTTCGCGCCAATAGTCGTGCGATCGAAGTGACGCTGGGGCGTCAGAATTTTCGCAACAGGGACAGCTTCACTCTCAGCGCCCGTTACAGCCGGCCAGCGCAGGACGGTCTGTGCCCGACCGGATCGCGCCAGGTGTCGGTCGAACAGATGCTGACCCTGCCGTCCGGAACGGTGACGGTGGAAGGAGACGGCGGCTTTCGGGTCGTGCTGCAGCGTTGACCCGGCCCTGCACGGCTGACAGGTTGCGGGGCAGGGGGATTTATGGCGAGCATTGCAAGCAGATCGACGCAGCCACGGAGTCTCGCGCCGGATCGCTATGAGCGGTTTCTGGCGGCGGCGTCGGTCATCCTGCTCGCCGTCGTGCTGACTGCGATCGGGCGGGGGCATGGGCAGTGGGGGCAGGTGCCGGGCCTCGTCCGGTTCCATCTGCTGACGATCCTGGTCGCGCTGGCGCTGACCCCGGTGATGCTGTTGCGGCGGCGCGGCGACGGGCGGCATCGCTGGATGGGCTGGGTCTGGAGCGCGGCGCTGTTCCTGACCGCGCTCGACAGTTTCCTGCTGCACGGGCCAGGCGGCCGGTTCAGCATCATCCATATCCTGTCGATCTTCACCCTGGTCCAGGTGCCGATCATCGTGCTGTCTGCGCGGCGCCACGACCTCAAGCGTCATCGCCGATCGGTACGCGGCATGGTGACGGGGGCGCTACTGATTGCGGGCTTCTTCACCTTCCCGTTCGATCGGCTGCTGGGCCACTGGCTGTTTGCGTGAGCGCGGCTTAAGAGGCGGGGATGGATATTGCTGTACTGATCGATGACATCGTGGCCGCCATGGCCAGGGAAACCGAACGGGGCACCGTCGCCAGCTATATTCCCGAACTGGCCAAGATTGATTCCGCCCGGTTCGGTATAGCGATTGCCACGGTGGATGGCCGGATGATCTGCGGCGGGGATGCGGACATGGCCTTTTCGATCCAGTCCGTTTCCAAGGTGTTTGCGCTGACCCAGGCGCTTGGCAAGGTGGGGGATCAGTTGTGGGATCGGGTCGGACGCGAGCCATCGGGCAATGCCTTCAACTCGATCGTCCAGTTGGAACAGGAACAGGGGATTCCACGCAATCCCTTCATCAATGCCGGGGCGATCGTCGTGGCGGACATCAATCTGGGCGGACATCAACCCGCGTCGCGATCGGCGAAATGTTGCGCTTTGTGCGCTATCTCGCCGGCGACGATGCCATCCGTATCAATGAAGAGGTCGCCGCTTCGGAGACCGCAACCGGCTATCGCAACATGGCACTGGCCAATTACATGCGGGCGTTTGACAATGTCCGCCATCCGGTCGACCTGGTGCTGGGCACCTATTTCCACCAATGCGCGATCGAAATGAGCTGTCGCCAACTGGCTCTGGCCGGTCGTTATTTGATGCTTGATGGCCGTCATCCCGACGGCGGCCGGGTGGTATCGCCCAGCCGGGCTCGGCGCATCAACGCACTCATGCTCACCTGCGGCCATTATGATGCTTCGGGCGATTTCGCCTATCGCGTCGGCATTCCCGGCAAGTCGGGCGTAGGCGGGGGAATATTGGCGATCGTGCCTGGCCGCGCGTCGATTGCGGTCTGGTCGCCAGGGCTGAATGCCAGCGGTAATAGCCAACTCGGCACAATTGCGCTCGAAACACTGGCTCGCCGCACGGGCTGGTCGGTTTTCAGCCCGCCCGAAAGCGTCGGTTAGGGCACCTCGTCCTGGCGCAGCCGGCGCAATTTCGGCGTCGCTTCCATCTGAGCCGCATTTTTGATGCCAACGCGCAAGTCTTCGCGTGCCTGATGGATGGAGGCAATCACCGGCCCCATCGCGACCCCCAGGTCGACCAGAGCGGTTTCGGCCAACTGCAATGAGCTTTCCAGCGTCTCGGGAACGGCATCGCTGGCGCCGGCCTTGTAGAGTTGTGCTGCATGGTTCACATCGCGTGCGCGGGCGATAATGGGCAGGTCTGGAACCCATCCGCGTACACGCTTGGTGACGCGAACCGACAGTACCGGATCGTCCATCGTCAGGATGAGTGCGCGGGCATGACCAAGGCGTAGCCGGTCCAGCATTTCCGCACGCGCGACGTCACCGAACAATATGGGATAGCCCATGCGTCGGGCTTCGGCGACGACATCGGGATCGGATTCGACCACGATGAAACGCTGGTTGTGGGTCTTGAGCAAGTCGCAGACCATCTGGCCGACGCGACCAAAGCCGATGACGACTGCCGCTGCGACGGTCTGGTCTGGTTCGGTCTCCACCCGTTCTTCGCCGATCGCGGTCTCCAGCCTTTGGGCGATGTCATGACCGAACCGGGCGAGAAGGGGGGTGATGGTGAGGCCGATGGCCGTCACGATCTGCCAGAAGGCTGCGGTAGACGGCAGGATCAGCTTTGCGGCCGCAGCGGCGGAGAGCACGATCAGTGTCGTTTCGGACGGACTCGACATCAGCACGCCGACCTCCAGCGCGACACCTTTTCGCACGCCCGAAAAATAGAGGAGCAGGCCAGTCACCAGCGTCTTGGCCAGAACCACACCGACCACGGCCAGCAACAGGCTCGGCCAGTTGGCAAGGATGACCCGGATGTCGAGGCTCATGCCCACGGTAATCAGGAAAACGCCGAGTGCCAGTCCCTTGAACGGCGCGGTCATGACTTCGACTTCGCCATGATAGTCTGTTTCCGCGATCAGTAGGCCTGCCAGCAACGCGCCGACGATCGGCGATAGGCCTGCGATCGATGTCGCCATGCTGGAAACGATGACGACCAGCAGGCTCGCGGCCAGGAAGACTTCAGGACTTTTGGTGCGAGCCGCCTGGCGGAAGATATGGGGCAGGAAAAAGCGTCCGAACACCAACATCAGCGCGATCGTGATCCC
The sequence above is drawn from the Sphingobium sp. AP49 genome and encodes:
- a CDS encoding Xaa-Pro peptidase family protein — encoded protein: MLTPDRRTLLRYAAAGVATSLVSPRLFAQEKAVEALQSITRDVAPIGKTERADRLARAQKLMQAQGIDALLVEPGASLIYYSGIRWWRSERLTALVIPASGTPLVVCPFFEKPSIDESLAIPAEVRVWQEHESPYAPIADFLTARGLAKGRIGIEETVRYFAVDGLKAALPAATLVKDPVTRAIRMRKTAAEIALMHKAADVTMGAYRWTYPQVKAGMTPADIGALMTAATSALGGKGEFNLILLGEAAAYPHGSGKPQSVRAGEVVLMDCGCTVEDYQSDISRTFVYGAAPSAQQRKVWDEVAQGQQVAIRAAKLGVAAGTVDDAVRAYYEKLGYGPGYKLPGLSHRTGHGIGMEGHEPVNLVHGETTKLDVGMCFSNEPGLYLPGAMGVRMEDCFHMTAQGPQWFSKPPVSIEAPIN
- the alaS gene encoding alanine--tRNA ligase gives rise to the protein MTSTNDIRRSFLDYFGANGHTIVPSAPLVPHNDPTLMFVNAGMVPFKNVFTGLETRPYKTATSSQKSVRAGGKHNDLDNVGYTARHHTFFEMLGNFSFGDYFKEQAIHHAWTLLTKEWGLPAEKLTTTVYHTDDEAFDLWKKIAGLPDHKIIRIPTKDNFWAMGDSGPCGPCSEIFYDHGDHIWGGPPGSPEEDGDRFVEIWNLVFMQYEQEANEIVSELPKPSIDTGMGLERIAAVMQGVHNNYDIDTFKALIAESGALTRTATDGEFQASHRVIADHLRSTSFLIADGVLPANEGRGYVLRRIMRRAMRHAHIIGAKDPLMYRLVSSLVSEMGGAYPELVRAQPLIEETLLREETRFRKTLENGLKLLDEATADLAEGATLPGETAFKLYDTYGFPYDLTEDALRTQGLSVDRAGFDAAMAEQKAAARAAWKGSGEKASDEIWYDIAETLGSTEFIGYASTKGEGEVLALLKDGARVDAASAGDKVTIITNQTSFYGESGGQNGDAGTITTLGGLVAEVADTSKPLGRLHAHQAVISAGSVKVGDTVNLTVDVERRDRIRANHSATHLLHAALRKELGGHVTQKGSMVAADRLRFDFSHPEALTHAQIAKVEADVNAQIRHNDEVMTRLMTPDDAIAAGAMALFGEKYGDEVRVLSMGKGDDYSYSVELCGGTHVRALGDIALFKIVSESAVSSGVRRIEALTGEAARLWLVERDEKLRQTAAALKTTPEEVPARIAALVEQSRKLERELAEAKKALALGGGGSAKPAGPEKVGSVDFLGQVIDGLDPKELRGIVDGNKKTLGSGVSAVLAVVDGRATIAVGVTDDLTGSFSAVDLVRAGVEALGGKGGGGRADMAQGGGPDGDKAQAAIDAVKAALASVPA
- a CDS encoding nucleoside 2-deoxyribosyltransferase domain-containing protein, with protein sequence MGRRTAGAPSVPMLRLILASCLLALPMTARAGEAVTITSPDPLPAAHDRARLFLGGSIDMGKASDWQRDMIAALADEKVTILNPRRADWNPAWKPEASDPHFRQQVEWELAALDSADIIIVYLAPGTQSPVSLLEMGLHARGGKLVVLCPDGFWRKGNVDITAARYGVEQVSTIEELTSVVRRRIAEANHRLGGSGR
- a CDS encoding cation:proton antiporter — translated: MADAINPQSFSDSLVILGAAGLVIPGFARFRISPVIGFILVGLAVGPAGLGALVGQYPWLYHVTISNREAIEPFAELGVILLLFSIGLELSFRRLWSMRAQVFGVGAAELIGSAALIAIGLFLLGQPTAGAIGLGLALALSSTAVVLPMVGTQSAVGRSAFSMLLFEDLALVPIIFMLGALAPSIATSPDAAWNELAATLLKGGITIALMLVFGRFFLPHIFRQAARTKSPEVFLAASLLVVIVSSMATSIAGLSPIVGALLAGLLIAETDYHGEVEVMTAPFKGLALGVFLITVGMSLDIRVILANWPSLLLAVVGVVLAKTLVTGLLLYFSGVRKGVALEVGVLMSSPSETTLIVLSAAAAAKLILPSTAAFWQIVTAIGLTITPLLARFGHDIAQRLETAIGEERVETEPDQTVAAAVVIGFGRVGQMVCDLLKTHNQRFIVVESDPDVVAEARRMGYPILFGDVARAEMLDRLRLGHARALILTMDDPVLSVRVTKRVRGWVPDLPIIARARDVNHAAQLYKAGASDAVPETLESSLQLAETALVDLGVAMGPVIASIHQAREDLRVGIKNAAQMEATPKLRRLRQDEVP